In one window of Thermodesulfobacteriota bacterium DNA:
- a CDS encoding tetratricopeptide repeat protein gives MEKGWQHEYDLGKKAFEERDYEEALARLEKVAAEKTAFADVHNMLGLVYYNASRHEDAIAAFRKAIEINPNYTEASLNLAVVYNELGRFDKSAEVYTLAKQARQDAHSYLDPFVKGKLANMHSNLARIYKDLGFYAEAVEEYRKALRLRPEFADIRTSLGVSLRDMRDFDAAVTELKEAVRLNPSYPDSRIQLGLTYYAVGRREDAGTEWQGVLRDHPDHRMARMYMNLLLAPARKPE, from the coding sequence ATGGAAAAGGGCTGGCAGCATGAATACGACCTCGGCAAAAAAGCGTTCGAAGAGAGGGACTACGAGGAGGCGCTCGCCCGCCTCGAGAAGGTGGCTGCGGAGAAGACCGCCTTCGCCGACGTGCACAACATGCTCGGGCTCGTTTACTACAACGCGTCCAGGCACGAGGACGCCATAGCGGCGTTCCGGAAGGCCATCGAAATAAACCCGAACTACACCGAGGCCTCGCTCAATCTCGCGGTCGTCTATAACGAGCTCGGCAGGTTCGATAAATCGGCCGAGGTCTACACGCTCGCGAAGCAGGCAAGGCAGGACGCGCATTCCTACCTGGACCCGTTTGTGAAGGGCAAGCTCGCCAACATGCACTCGAACCTCGCACGCATCTATAAAGACCTGGGCTTCTACGCCGAGGCGGTAGAGGAGTACAGGAAGGCCCTCAGGCTCAGGCCCGAGTTCGCTGACATAAGGACGAGCCTCGGCGTTTCGTTGAGGGACATGAGGGACTTTGACGCCGCCGTTACGGAGCTTAAGGAGGCCGTAAGGCTGAACCCCTCGTACCCTGATTCGAGAATTCAGCTCGGGCTCACCTATTACGCCGTGGGGCGGCGCGAGGACGCCGGGACCGAGTGGCAGGGCGTGCTCCGCGACCACCCGGACCACAGGATGGCACGGATGTACATGAACCTCCTGCTTGCGCCTGCCCGGAAACCGGAGTGA
- the ptsP gene encoding phosphoenolpyruvate--protein phosphotransferase — MPDSRKQVILMKGIGVSSGIVIGRAYLLERGKVEPAQFCYLEPSETEREIERFKNAMKASRDQLMRIRNRMEKDGKGKEHIRIIDAHLMILKDNMLINDTMKVIREQRVNAEWALKTVLKELMDYFEKMDDQYLRERAMDIEHLVNRVLLNLMGRKHESVSAIKEPVVVVAHDLAPTDTAQMVRGTVLGFLTDVGGKTSHTAIMARSLEIPAVVGLESITRKAESGDIVIVDGTTGTVIINPSESVVEVYKRRRERYENYGKALFHYKDLPSETTDGRRVRLMGNMEIVEEIDSLIEHGAEGIGLYRTEFLYLNRKDLPTEDEHVKAYRQVAKRMSPHPVVIRTLDVGGDKVLTQAAPPDEINPAMGLRAIRFCLKNVDIFKTQLRGILRASAYGDIKVMFPMISGIEEIRRAKQILEECKKELKGEGKPFNQDIEVGVMIEVPSAAMIADLIVKEVRFISIGTNDLLQYSLAIDRVNEHVAYLYEPFHPAVLRIIKGVIEAANKAGVSVSVCGEMAGEPEYALILLGFGVDHLSMNAYSILRVKRLIRSISHAEARKICRNILGFATAKEVEDQINAKLPGLYREEFWS, encoded by the coding sequence ATGCCTGACAGCAGGAAACAAGTCATATTGATGAAGGGCATAGGCGTGTCTTCCGGCATCGTCATCGGAAGGGCCTATCTCCTTGAGCGTGGCAAGGTCGAGCCCGCCCAGTTCTGCTATCTCGAGCCATCCGAGACCGAGCGCGAGATCGAGCGGTTCAAGAACGCCATGAAGGCGTCCAGGGACCAGCTCATGCGCATCAGGAACCGGATGGAGAAGGACGGCAAGGGCAAGGAGCACATCCGCATCATAGACGCGCACCTGATGATCCTCAAGGACAACATGCTCATAAACGACACCATGAAGGTGATACGCGAGCAGAGGGTCAACGCGGAATGGGCGCTGAAGACGGTCCTCAAGGAACTGATGGACTACTTCGAGAAGATGGACGACCAGTACCTCCGCGAGCGCGCGATGGACATAGAGCACCTGGTGAACAGGGTTCTCCTCAACCTCATGGGCCGGAAGCACGAGTCGGTCTCGGCAATAAAGGAGCCGGTCGTCGTGGTAGCGCACGACCTCGCGCCGACCGACACCGCCCAGATGGTACGGGGCACCGTGCTCGGGTTCCTCACGGACGTCGGCGGCAAGACCTCGCATACGGCCATAATGGCGCGCTCCCTCGAGATACCAGCGGTCGTGGGCCTCGAATCCATAACCAGGAAGGCCGAGTCCGGCGATATAGTCATAGTGGACGGCACGACCGGCACGGTCATCATAAACCCCTCCGAGAGCGTAGTCGAGGTCTACAAGAGGAGGCGGGAGCGGTACGAGAACTACGGCAAGGCCCTCTTCCACTACAAGGACCTCCCGAGCGAGACTACCGACGGCAGGCGCGTAAGGCTCATGGGCAACATGGAGATTGTGGAGGAGATAGACTCCCTCATAGAGCACGGCGCAGAGGGCATAGGCCTCTACAGGACCGAGTTCCTGTACCTCAACAGGAAGGACCTGCCGACCGAAGACGAGCACGTGAAGGCCTACCGCCAGGTCGCGAAGAGGATGTCCCCGCACCCGGTGGTCATAAGGACCCTCGACGTGGGAGGGGACAAGGTGCTTACCCAGGCAGCCCCGCCGGACGAGATAAACCCGGCCATGGGCCTCCGGGCAATAAGGTTCTGCCTCAAGAACGTGGACATCTTCAAGACCCAGCTCCGGGGCATACTCAGGGCCAGCGCCTACGGGGACATAAAGGTGATGTTCCCCATGATATCCGGCATAGAGGAGATAAGAAGGGCGAAGCAGATACTCGAGGAGTGCAAAAAGGAGCTCAAGGGCGAGGGCAAGCCCTTCAACCAGGACATCGAAGTGGGCGTCATGATAGAAGTGCCCTCCGCCGCCATGATAGCCGACCTCATCGTCAAGGAGGTAAGGTTCATCTCCATCGGCACGAACGACCTCCTGCAATACTCGCTCGCGATAGACAGGGTGAACGAGCACGTCGCATACCTTTACGAGCCCTTCCACCCGGCGGTCCTCCGGATAATAAAGGGGGTCATAGAGGCCGCCAACAAGGCAGGGGTGAGCGTATCCGTATGCGGCGAGATGGCCGGTGAGCCGGAGTACGCCCTCATACTACTCGGCTTCGGGGTTGACCACCTCTCGATGAACGCGTATTCGATACTGAGGGTAAAGAGGCTCATAAGGTCCATAAGCCACGCCGAGGCCAGGAAGATATGCAGGAACATACTCGGATTCGCAACGGCCAAGGAGGTCGAGGACCAGATAAACGCCAAGCTCCCAGGGCTCTACAGGGAGGAATTCTGGAGCTGA
- a CDS encoding chemotaxis protein CheA: MAKRDLKSERFREFLAEAEDVLNSMGKGLAKLGKGVKAGIIDPAVLNSVFRSAHTLKGMCGIFEQADLAALSHSMEDTLDLLRLGRIALTDDVLYNIMNAQDLMAKIIASKGSGDFTGEIEAAKTALAMMQHVKRTRPKDEFAKDLVSVLTDYEDHRLRENLRGGKNILIVSVRFPITSFDRGYMALTDLLKTESEVIATLPSSKTSHEFLHFDILIGTARDRHFLADLVKDIAEPEIKVLAEPAARPESREFEVIKGTGGYVHHGRAGSLRRVSNTVRVNISKLDSIMNLISELGILKSDIAALSSDLKGHHEFSVYGIELSKTGKNLDRKLSELRDSVLDVRMVPIGQLFGRFDAFIGKLSRETGKEMRIVTYGDETELDKLIVEELADPLMHIIRNVADHAIEAPVVREALGKPRTGTITFSAYQKGNHVVVEVKDDGAGIDIDLVKDKSVAKGLITREYADGLSRQEALELIFTPGFSTRDVVSETSGRGVGMDVVKENITRLSGIIDIETVKGKGTRLVLTIPITLAIIQALIIEDAGKRYAVPLNSVVEILELRAASLASVDSEGAISVEDRVVPAVRLSRFFGHPHSGSSHAYGIVAGLAEHRLCLVVDHLLEELDVVIKPLSRMLKAPGIAGATDIGAQGTMLVLDVTGILEKVMRERKAGLPARTAGV; encoded by the coding sequence GTGGCTAAGAGAGACTTGAAATCAGAGCGGTTCAGGGAATTCCTTGCCGAGGCTGAGGACGTCCTCAACTCCATGGGGAAGGGGCTCGCGAAGCTCGGCAAGGGCGTGAAGGCCGGCATAATAGACCCCGCCGTTCTCAACAGCGTCTTCCGTTCCGCCCATACGCTCAAGGGCATGTGCGGCATATTCGAGCAGGCCGATCTCGCCGCTCTCAGCCACTCGATGGAAGACACCCTCGACCTCCTCCGCCTGGGGAGGATCGCCCTCACCGACGACGTCCTCTATAACATCATGAACGCCCAGGACCTGATGGCGAAGATAATCGCCTCAAAAGGCTCCGGGGACTTTACCGGCGAGATAGAGGCCGCGAAGACGGCCCTCGCGATGATGCAGCATGTAAAGAGGACCAGGCCCAAAGACGAGTTCGCGAAAGACCTCGTATCCGTCCTAACCGACTACGAGGACCACAGGCTCCGCGAAAACCTGCGGGGCGGCAAGAACATACTTATAGTGAGCGTAAGGTTCCCCATCACCAGCTTCGACAGGGGATACATGGCGCTCACGGACCTCTTGAAGACCGAGTCCGAGGTCATAGCTACTCTCCCTTCATCCAAGACCAGCCACGAGTTCCTCCACTTCGACATACTCATCGGCACGGCAAGGGACAGGCATTTCCTGGCGGACCTCGTAAAGGACATCGCGGAGCCGGAGATAAAGGTGCTTGCCGAGCCCGCGGCAAGGCCGGAAAGCCGCGAGTTCGAGGTCATAAAGGGGACCGGCGGATACGTCCACCACGGAAGGGCGGGTTCGCTCCGGAGGGTGAGCAACACCGTCAGGGTGAACATATCCAAGCTCGATTCCATAATGAACCTAATTAGCGAGCTCGGCATATTGAAATCCGACATAGCCGCGCTGAGTTCCGATCTCAAGGGGCACCACGAGTTCTCCGTCTACGGGATAGAGCTCTCGAAGACCGGGAAAAACCTCGACAGGAAGCTTTCCGAGCTCAGGGACAGCGTCCTCGACGTGAGGATGGTCCCCATAGGCCAGCTCTTCGGGAGGTTCGACGCCTTCATCGGGAAGCTTTCCAGGGAGACCGGGAAGGAGATGAGGATCGTCACTTACGGCGACGAGACCGAGCTCGACAAGCTCATAGTCGAGGAGCTTGCCGACCCTCTAATGCACATAATCAGGAACGTGGCAGACCACGCCATAGAGGCCCCGGTCGTGAGGGAGGCGCTGGGCAAGCCCAGGACAGGCACCATAACCTTTTCGGCCTACCAGAAGGGGAACCACGTGGTCGTGGAGGTCAAGGACGACGGCGCCGGCATTGACATAGACCTCGTCAAGGATAAGTCCGTCGCGAAGGGGCTCATAACCAGGGAGTACGCGGACGGGCTTTCAAGGCAGGAAGCGCTTGAGCTCATATTCACCCCCGGTTTTTCCACCAGGGACGTCGTGAGCGAGACCTCGGGCAGGGGCGTCGGCATGGACGTCGTGAAGGAGAACATAACCCGGCTTTCCGGCATAATCGACATCGAGACCGTAAAAGGCAAGGGGACCCGGCTTGTACTAACGATACCCATAACGCTCGCGATAATCCAGGCACTCATAATCGAGGACGCCGGGAAGAGGTACGCGGTGCCGCTCAATTCCGTCGTGGAGATATTGGAATTAAGGGCCGCTTCACTCGCTTCCGTGGACAGCGAGGGGGCCATAAGCGTGGAGGACAGGGTCGTGCCTGCCGTGAGGCTGTCGAGGTTTTTCGGCCACCCCCATTCGGGTAGCAGCCACGCTTACGGCATAGTCGCCGGGCTTGCCGAGCACAGGCTCTGCCTCGTCGTGGACCATCTGCTGGAGGAGCTTGACGTCGTAATAAAGCCCCTTTCTAGGATGCTCAAGGCCCCGGGCATCGCGGGCGCGACCGACATAGGGGCCCAGGGCACCATGCTGGTGCTGGACGTCACTGGCATACTCGAAAAGGTCATGCGGGAGAGGAAGGCCGGGCTCCCGGCGCGGACTGCAGGCGTATGA
- a CDS encoding outer membrane protein assembly factor BamD: protein MKRAFETARIRAVFSSLLLALVIAGFSGCATAPEVYKRDAAELYNSGMQAYLGGRLEEADKSFRSLLEDHPMSPYSTEAELLLGDVSYAMENYEDASAYYANFIALRPAHARASYALFQKGMSHMKEVLSLDRDQTSTRKALFAFEDLIAAYPGSPYAERSMEFIAFLRGRLAEREFYVASFYFKKKNYKGSLGRLRDILAEYPDAGITDKALFYIGESYLKLGEKGLAEDAFSTLLKNYPESPYAGDAKNRLRAG, encoded by the coding sequence ATGAAAAGGGCTTTTGAGACGGCCCGGATAAGGGCCGTTTTTTCGTCTCTCCTCCTGGCGTTAGTCATAGCCGGGTTTTCGGGGTGCGCGACCGCCCCGGAGGTCTATAAGAGGGACGCTGCCGAGCTCTATAATTCCGGCATGCAGGCCTATCTCGGCGGCAGGCTGGAAGAGGCCGACAAGAGCTTCAGGTCCCTCCTCGAGGACCATCCGATGAGCCCGTATTCCACCGAGGCCGAACTCCTCCTGGGAGACGTCAGCTACGCGATGGAGAATTACGAGGACGCCAGCGCCTATTACGCCAATTTCATCGCGCTCCGCCCGGCCCACGCCAGGGCGTCTTACGCGCTCTTCCAGAAGGGCATGAGCCACATGAAGGAGGTGCTCTCCCTCGACAGGGACCAGACCTCGACGAGAAAGGCCCTGTTCGCTTTCGAAGACCTCATTGCCGCATACCCTGGTTCACCGTACGCGGAAAGGTCAATGGAGTTCATCGCGTTCCTCAGGGGGCGGCTCGCCGAGAGGGAATTCTACGTCGCCAGCTTTTATTTCAAGAAGAAGAACTACAAGGGCTCGCTCGGCCGGCTGAGGGACATACTCGCCGAATACCCGGACGCAGGCATAACCGACAAGGCCCTTTTCTACATAGGCGAGTCCTATCTCAAGCTCGGCGAAAAGGGACTTGCCGAGGACGCCTTCTCCACTCTTCTGAAAAACTACCCGGAAAGCCCTTACGCAGGGGACGCTAAAAACAGGCTGCGCGCGGGATAG
- a CDS encoding chemotaxis protein CheW, whose translation MKSFRSKYTRPDFQFIRFRLGTIEFGIEIGEVKEILRLKEPQKAQWAPGFIEGLIKVRSMTLPVIDLRKRFSFQAAPAETARIIVTSADSLIIGLIVDEVSDIALGAREVTLRPEPSGSGWDDCLEVTVETGSGKVLIINPSKVLSDEEKRFLACPVKDE comes from the coding sequence ATGAAGAGCTTCAGGTCGAAATATACCAGGCCTGATTTCCAGTTCATCCGGTTCCGGCTCGGCACCATCGAGTTCGGCATCGAAATTGGCGAGGTAAAGGAGATACTGAGGCTCAAGGAGCCGCAGAAGGCGCAGTGGGCTCCAGGTTTTATCGAGGGGCTCATAAAGGTGAGGTCGATGACGCTGCCGGTAATAGACCTCAGGAAAAGATTTTCCTTCCAGGCAGCGCCTGCGGAAACAGCAAGGATTATAGTTACTTCGGCAGATTCCCTGATAATCGGTCTTATTGTTGACGAGGTCTCGGACATCGCGCTCGGGGCCAGGGAGGTCACGTTAAGACCAGAGCCCTCGGGCTCTGGATGGGACGACTGTCTCGAAGTCACTGTCGAGACCGGGAGCGGGAAGGTCCTCATCATAAATCCTTCTAAGGTCTTAAGCGACGAGGAAAAGAGGTTCCTGGCATGCCCGGTAAAGGACGAATAA
- the ahcY gene encoding adenosylhomocysteinase translates to MDFHVKNMKLSQAGRKRIEWAETDMPVLRKVKDSFSKKKPLKGTRLAACLHVTTETANLMVTLKAGGADVVLCASNPLSTQDDVAASLVKDYGIPVFAIKGEDNKTYYRHLNAALDFKPNITMDDGADLVSLLHTKRKGAADDIIGSTEETTTGVIRLKSLAVNKLLKFPVIAVNDAFTKHFFDNRYGTGQSTLDGILRATNRLFAGSSFVVCGYGWCGKGVAMRARGMGANVIVTEIDPLKALEAVMDGFRVMPIAEAAKHGDFFCTVTGNLNVIRKEHFLKMKDGALVSNSGHFNVELDLEGLKSVSKGKKVLRDFVEEYTLRNGRTVCVLGEGRLINLAAAEGHPASVMDMSFANQALAADFLVKKGHTLAREVYTVPQEIDKEIARLKLMSLGMNIDTLTSEQKKYLASWEMGT, encoded by the coding sequence ATGGATTTTCACGTGAAGAACATGAAGCTCAGCCAGGCTGGAAGGAAGAGGATTGAATGGGCTGAGACGGACATGCCGGTCCTGAGGAAGGTAAAGGACAGCTTTTCGAAGAAAAAGCCCCTCAAGGGGACGAGGCTCGCGGCCTGTCTCCATGTGACCACCGAGACCGCGAACCTCATGGTAACTCTCAAGGCGGGAGGCGCCGACGTGGTGCTCTGCGCGTCGAACCCGCTGAGCACCCAGGACGACGTCGCCGCGTCCCTCGTCAAGGACTACGGCATCCCGGTCTTCGCGATAAAGGGCGAGGACAACAAGACCTACTACAGGCACCTCAACGCGGCGCTTGATTTCAAGCCGAACATCACCATGGACGACGGCGCCGACCTCGTATCCCTCCTCCATACAAAGAGGAAGGGCGCGGCCGACGACATCATAGGCTCGACCGAGGAGACGACGACCGGCGTTATAAGGCTCAAGAGCCTGGCCGTGAACAAGCTCCTCAAGTTCCCGGTCATAGCCGTGAACGACGCGTTCACCAAGCACTTCTTCGACAACCGCTACGGCACGGGCCAGTCGACCCTGGACGGGATACTCCGCGCAACCAACAGGCTCTTCGCGGGCTCGTCATTCGTCGTATGCGGCTACGGCTGGTGCGGCAAGGGCGTTGCCATGAGGGCCAGGGGCATGGGCGCGAACGTCATCGTTACCGAAATCGACCCGCTTAAGGCGCTTGAGGCCGTCATGGACGGGTTCAGGGTCATGCCCATAGCCGAGGCTGCGAAGCACGGGGACTTCTTCTGCACTGTCACCGGAAACCTTAACGTCATAAGGAAAGAGCACTTCCTCAAGATGAAGGACGGGGCGCTTGTGTCTAACTCCGGCCACTTTAACGTCGAGCTCGACCTCGAGGGGCTTAAGTCCGTCAGCAAGGGGAAGAAGGTGCTCCGCGACTTCGTCGAGGAATACACGCTCAGGAACGGCAGGACCGTATGCGTTCTCGGCGAGGGCAGGCTCATAAACCTGGCGGCCGCAGAGGGGCACCCGGCGAGCGTCATGGACATGAGCTTCGCCAACCAGGCGCTCGCGGCGGATTTCCTCGTTAAAAAGGGGCACACCCTCGCGAGGGAGGTCTACACGGTCCCGCAGGAGATTGACAAGGAGATAGCGAGGCTCAAGCTCATGTCGCTCGGGATGAACATAGACACCCTCACGAGCGAGCAGAAGAAATATCTCGCTTCATGGGAGATGGGCACATAG
- a CDS encoding zf-HC2 domain-containing protein: protein MDCKSAKDLLSEHLDGLAGDGVRKGLVEHLGSCPGCAEEARVHAAVRDALRSAPRFSAPPGFASGVMERIRDEGLDAGNEGAFGWFRAMPLRLKFAEAAAAAFVMALGIYSAGVLSDNLFSSGAENAALEQSYSSLVASVQPEDLGPVPPESLGDIYLSIKENGNGQ from the coding sequence ATGGACTGTAAAAGTGCAAAGGACCTCTTATCTGAACATCTCGACGGCCTCGCCGGTGACGGCGTCCGGAAGGGGCTTGTCGAGCACCTGGGCTCGTGCCCCGGGTGCGCCGAGGAGGCCCGAGTTCACGCCGCGGTCAGGGACGCCCTCCGGTCGGCCCCGAGGTTCAGCGCGCCCCCTGGCTTCGCGTCCGGGGTGATGGAAAGGATCAGGGACGAGGGGCTCGACGCCGGGAACGAGGGCGCGTTCGGCTGGTTCAGGGCCATGCCGCTACGCCTCAAGTTCGCGGAGGCCGCGGCTGCCGCATTCGTTATGGCGCTCGGGATATACTCGGCCGGGGTGCTCTCGGACAACCTCTTTTCCAGCGGGGCCGAGAACGCGGCCCTGGAACAGTCGTACTCAAGCCTCGTGGCGTCGGTTCAGCCGGAAGACCTCGGCCCCGTGCCGCCCGAGTCCCTGGGCGACATCTACCTGTCAATAAAGGAGAACGGCAATGGGCAGTAG
- the metK gene encoding methionine adenosyltransferase, producing MGTREYLFTSESVTEGHPDKVADQVSDAVLDALLKEDPKSRVACETLVTTGLALIAGEITTKARIDYQDIVRETIKDIGYTDASMGFDCKTCAVMVTLDRQSPDIAMGVDCGAEKEQGAGDQGLMFGYACDHTSEFMPMPIDLAHKITARLAEVRKKGILDFIRPDGKSQVTIKYVNGRPTTVDAVVVSSQHAPEVSQSKLKEAIIEEVVKKVVPADLLTSKTKYFINPTGKFVVGGPHGDCGLTGRKIIVDTYGGHGSHGGGAFSGKDPSKVDRSASYFARYIAKNVVAAGLASECEVQLAYAIGVAEPVSVMIDTFGTEKIPVEKIEEIVKANFRMKPADIIKDLDLLRPIYRKTAAYGHFGRSESGFSWELTDKAEALRKAAGVVA from the coding sequence ATGGGAACGAGGGAGTACCTTTTCACTTCGGAATCAGTCACCGAGGGGCATCCGGATAAAGTAGCTGACCAGGTATCTGACGCGGTATTGGACGCGCTCTTGAAGGAGGACCCCAAGAGCAGGGTCGCTTGCGAGACCCTCGTCACCACCGGCCTCGCCCTTATAGCCGGCGAGATAACCACAAAGGCGAGGATCGACTACCAGGACATCGTCAGGGAGACGATAAAGGATATCGGCTACACGGACGCGTCAATGGGCTTTGACTGCAAGACGTGCGCCGTCATGGTCACCCTCGACAGGCAGTCGCCCGATATAGCGATGGGCGTGGACTGCGGGGCGGAAAAGGAGCAGGGCGCCGGCGACCAGGGCCTCATGTTCGGGTACGCCTGCGACCACACCTCCGAGTTCATGCCCATGCCCATAGACCTTGCGCACAAGATAACCGCCAGGCTCGCGGAGGTCAGGAAAAAGGGAATACTTGATTTCATAAGGCCGGACGGCAAGAGCCAGGTCACCATTAAATACGTGAACGGCAGGCCCACGACCGTCGACGCGGTGGTGGTATCAAGCCAGCACGCGCCCGAGGTCAGCCAGTCCAAGCTCAAGGAAGCGATAATCGAGGAGGTCGTGAAAAAGGTCGTGCCGGCGGACCTCCTGACCTCGAAGACCAAATACTTCATAAACCCCACCGGCAAGTTCGTCGTGGGCGGCCCGCACGGCGACTGCGGCCTCACCGGCAGGAAGATAATCGTCGACACCTACGGCGGCCACGGCAGCCACGGCGGCGGCGCCTTCTCCGGCAAGGACCCGTCCAAGGTCGACAGGAGCGCTTCCTACTTCGCCAGGTACATAGCAAAGAACGTGGTCGCCGCGGGGCTCGCGTCCGAGTGCGAGGTGCAGCTCGCGTACGCGATAGGCGTTGCCGAGCCGGTCTCGGTCATGATCGACACCTTCGGGACCGAGAAGATACCCGTCGAGAAGATAGAGGAGATAGTAAAGGCCAACTTCCGCATGAAGCCCGCGGACATAATAAAAGACCTCGACCTCCTGCGTCCCATATACAGGAAGACCGCGGCATACGGGCACTTCGGCAGGAGCGAGTCCGGTTTCAGCTGGGAGCTCACTGACAAGGCCGAGGCATTGAGAAAGGCAGCCGGCGTCGTTGCCTGA
- a CDS encoding periplasmic heavy metal sensor: protein MGSRFLKPVLFISLLFNVTILGAAGFFYLKECGTSLGKAEKRHEAVSEKLKLTPEQKALFKEENEKFRASILASHGELAEKRRQIFRLLREEEPDMASINASLAGIGKVQGMIEAQAIEHMLREKAVLDRDQQERYIELLEKRMEKRMAERQWKRAHTSPGTLN from the coding sequence ATGGGCAGTAGGTTTCTGAAACCCGTACTCTTCATATCGCTTCTCTTCAACGTAACCATCCTCGGGGCGGCGGGTTTTTTCTACCTCAAGGAATGCGGGACCTCCCTCGGCAAGGCCGAAAAAAGGCACGAGGCGGTTTCTGAGAAACTCAAGCTCACTCCCGAGCAGAAGGCGTTGTTCAAGGAAGAGAACGAAAAATTCAGGGCGTCGATACTGGCATCGCACGGCGAGCTTGCGGAAAAAAGGAGGCAGATATTCAGGCTCCTCAGGGAGGAGGAGCCTGACATGGCTTCCATAAACGCCTCGCTCGCCGGGATAGGCAAGGTACAGGGCATGATCGAAGCCCAGGCGATCGAGCACATGCTGAGGGAAAAGGCGGTCCTCGACAGGGACCAGCAGGAAAGGTATATAGAGCTCCTCGAGAAGAGGATGGAAAAGCGGATGGCCGAGAGGCAATGGAAACGGGCGCACACTTCGCCCGGAACACTCAATTAG
- a CDS encoding periplasmic heavy metal sensor: MRLSARKPLVMLAALLTAGTLAASVVHAEPGTHGKEHHKEYHKKEHAGCEGKHKDHKHGGKQWIKDLTGEQKTEVKRLKVELKKELASLKAALELKETDIRKEVASDNPDRKAISRLASEISGLKAKSLETKYDHMIKVRSLLTPEQKLEFDASVLAGDGHGWKR; this comes from the coding sequence ATGAGACTATCGGCAAGAAAACCACTGGTTATGCTGGCCGCGCTCCTCACGGCAGGGACACTCGCGGCGTCTGTCGTGCACGCCGAGCCTGGAACGCACGGCAAGGAACATCATAAGGAATATCATAAAAAAGAGCATGCAGGATGCGAAGGCAAGCACAAGGACCACAAGCACGGCGGCAAGCAATGGATAAAGGACCTTACCGGCGAGCAGAAGACCGAAGTGAAGCGCCTCAAGGTGGAGCTCAAAAAGGAGCTCGCCTCGCTTAAGGCCGCGCTGGAGCTTAAGGAAACGGACATAAGAAAAGAGGTCGCCTCAGACAACCCGGACAGGAAGGCGATATCGAGGCTCGCCTCGGAGATATCCGGGCTCAAGGCAAAATCCCTCGAGACCAAATACGACCACATGATAAAGGTCAGGAGCCTCCTTACGCCTGAGCAGAAGCTGGAGTTCGACGCATCGGTCCTTGCCGGGGACGGGCACGGCTGGAAGCGGTAA
- a CDS encoding chemotaxis protein CheW codes for MKKTIRLKIAEEAPRQATVAPTVENYDESLDHRKKSAEGTINIISFFLGADEYAFEVSEAVEVLRPRQATEVPWTPAYIQGILSVRGEMVPVLDLKMRLGLGKVNGRPTARILVVAVEDLKAGLLVDRLSGVKEVPARLLEPPEDSEPQAAFMKAVIHDGERVIRLLDAGVLIAVEN; via the coding sequence ATGAAGAAGACGATAAGGCTCAAGATAGCCGAGGAGGCCCCGCGTCAGGCGACCGTTGCGCCGACCGTCGAGAACTACGACGAGAGCCTCGACCACAGGAAGAAATCCGCCGAGGGGACGATCAACATCATCTCGTTCTTCCTCGGGGCGGACGAATACGCATTCGAGGTCTCCGAGGCCGTGGAGGTATTGAGGCCAAGGCAGGCGACAGAGGTCCCGTGGACCCCGGCTTACATACAGGGCATCCTTTCGGTAAGGGGCGAGATGGTGCCGGTCCTTGATCTGAAGATGCGCCTCGGGCTGGGGAAGGTAAACGGCAGGCCTACAGCCAGGATACTCGTCGTCGCCGTGGAAGACCTGAAGGCCGGCCTCCTGGTAGACAGGCTCTCCGGAGTAAAAGAGGTGCCCGCCAGGCTCCTTGAGCCGCCTGAGGATTCCGAGCCACAAGCCGCCTTCATGAAGGCCGTGATACATGACGGGGAAAGGGTAATAAGGCTCCTCGACGCAGGAGTGCTGATAGCCGTAGAGAATTGA